A region of the Desulfobulbaceae bacterium genome:
CCGGATTTAACAGCCTCTTTTATTTCATCGACCTCTTCGTCGAGCTTTGTAAGAGCACCTTGAATATTTTGCCATTCAAAGCCGTTGTTGGCTGCTCGCTCGGAGACCCGCTGCGCTCGGCGCAACCCAGGAAGGTTTCTGGGAACATTGGCCAGCAGGTCGGCCAAGCTGCACGCATCTTTTTCCTGGGATTTAAGCTGGTTCCATTTTTGGCGTTGATCCTGTTCAGAACTTACAGTTTCATTATCAAAGACGTGTGGATGTCTGGTTACCATTTTTGTGGTAATGCCTTCCAGAACCTCAGCCAAGGTGAACAGGCCTTTTTCCTGATACAGGTTGGCAAGGAAAATGATTTGAAAAAACATGTCGCCAAGCTCTTCCT
Encoded here:
- the mazG gene encoding nucleoside triphosphate pyrophosphohydrolase, which produces MITKLRKECPWDKKQTPQTFKSYLIEEAYELLEAVDKETPQAIKEELGDMFFQIIFLANLYQEKGLFTLAEVLEGITTKMVTRHPHVFDNETVSSEQDQRQKWNQLKSQEKDACSLADLLANVPRNLPGLRRAQRVSERAANNGFEWQNIQGALTKLDEEVDEIKEAVKSGNKTAISEEIGDALFVLVNIGRLTQLNAEEALHGATDKFIHRFSLLEEKAVQQDKKIADFTYDQLLALWAEVKKMN